The following coding sequences lie in one Zingiber officinale cultivar Zhangliang chromosome 2B, Zo_v1.1, whole genome shotgun sequence genomic window:
- the LOC122049247 gene encoding chaperone protein DnaJ-like isoform X3 encodes MDASPAGSDAAASSSCYYSLLGIRRDAYHSEIRAAYRRLALRWHPDRWAKESAAASCEAKRRFQRIQEAYSVLSDTSKRAIYDAGLYDPLDDDDQVLPKRKYGIPSKNVVFFTLIFGWDAQGFADFMQEIMATMERLKPE; translated from the exons ATGGACGCTTCCCCGGCCGGTTCCGacgccgccgcctcctcctcctgcTACTACTCCCTTCTCGGGATCCGCCGCGACGCCTACCACTCGGAAATTCGCGCCGCCTATCGCCGCCTCGCATTG CGGTGGCACCCGGACCGATGGGCGAAGGAGTCAGCGGCCGCGTCCTGCGAGGCGAAGCGGAGATTCCAGCGGATTCAGGAAGCCTACTCCG TGCTCTCCGACACGAGCAAGCGTGCCATTTACGACGCCGGCCTCTACGACCCACTCGACGACGACGATCAGGTTTTACCCAAAAGAAAATACGGAATTCCATCCAAAAATGTTgtcttttttactcttatttttggGTGGGACGCGCAGGGCTTCGCCGATTTCATGCAAGAAATTATGGCGACGATGGAGCGGCTTAAACCCGAG TAA
- the LOC122049247 gene encoding chaperone protein DnaJ-like isoform X2 has protein sequence MDASPAGSDAAASSSCYYSLLGIRRDAYHSEIRAAYRRLALRWHPDRWAKESAAASCEAKRRFQRIQEAYSVLSDTSKRAIYDAGLYDPLDDDDQGFADFMQEIMATMERLKPEKPETLEDLQRMLGEIMNMGSSIGGANAGGRREPSDAAWRSRSGGPTRRR, from the exons ATGGACGCTTCCCCGGCCGGTTCCGacgccgccgcctcctcctcctgcTACTACTCCCTTCTCGGGATCCGCCGCGACGCCTACCACTCGGAAATTCGCGCCGCCTATCGCCGCCTCGCATTG CGGTGGCACCCGGACCGATGGGCGAAGGAGTCAGCGGCCGCGTCCTGCGAGGCGAAGCGGAGATTCCAGCGGATTCAGGAAGCCTACTCCG TGCTCTCCGACACGAGCAAGCGTGCCATTTACGACGCCGGCCTCTACGACCCACTCGACGACGACGATCAG GGCTTCGCCGATTTCATGCAAGAAATTATGGCGACGATGGAGCGGCTTAAACCCGAG AAGCCGGAGACTCTGGAGGACCTGCAGCGGATGCTGGGGGAGATAATGAACATGGGAAGCAGCATCGGCGGGGCGAACGCTGGCGGCCGGCGGGAGCCATCGGATGCGGCGTGGAGGAGCCGCAGCGGCGGTCCGACGAGGAGGAGGTGA
- the LOC122049247 gene encoding chaperone protein DnaJ-like isoform X1, protein MDASPAGSDAAASSSCYYSLLGIRRDAYHSEIRAAYRRLALRWHPDRWAKESAAASCEAKRRFQRIQEAYSVLSDTSKRAIYDAGLYDPLDDDDQVLPKRKYGIPSKNVVFFTLIFGWDAQGFADFMQEIMATMERLKPEKPETLEDLQRMLGEIMNMGSSIGGANAGGRREPSDAAWRSRSGGPTRRR, encoded by the exons ATGGACGCTTCCCCGGCCGGTTCCGacgccgccgcctcctcctcctgcTACTACTCCCTTCTCGGGATCCGCCGCGACGCCTACCACTCGGAAATTCGCGCCGCCTATCGCCGCCTCGCATTG CGGTGGCACCCGGACCGATGGGCGAAGGAGTCAGCGGCCGCGTCCTGCGAGGCGAAGCGGAGATTCCAGCGGATTCAGGAAGCCTACTCCG TGCTCTCCGACACGAGCAAGCGTGCCATTTACGACGCCGGCCTCTACGACCCACTCGACGACGACGATCAGGTTTTACCCAAAAGAAAATACGGAATTCCATCCAAAAATGTTgtcttttttactcttatttttggGTGGGACGCGCAGGGCTTCGCCGATTTCATGCAAGAAATTATGGCGACGATGGAGCGGCTTAAACCCGAG AAGCCGGAGACTCTGGAGGACCTGCAGCGGATGCTGGGGGAGATAATGAACATGGGAAGCAGCATCGGCGGGGCGAACGCTGGCGGCCGGCGGGAGCCATCGGATGCGGCGTGGAGGAGCCGCAGCGGCGGTCCGACGAGGAGGAGGTGA